One segment of Gadus chalcogrammus isolate NIFS_2021 chromosome 8, NIFS_Gcha_1.0, whole genome shotgun sequence DNA contains the following:
- the LOC130387847 gene encoding E3 ubiquitin-protein ligase TRIM39-like: protein MACANTFWSEENFSCSICLDVFNSPVTTACGHNFCRTCIAKFWDEQVHYKCPVCNEIFHTRPDLRVNIFLSELAAQFRTFLRVKEQPFVEQAEVPCDVCSGTQQKAVKSCLVCFTSYCQTHLEPHQRVARLQKHRLVEPMDRLEDRMCKKHDRLLELFCQTEQVCVCQFCTETDHKSHSVVPLKEEYEVKTAQLGMIEVEVPHMIQERKLKIKEIKDTVDLSNKDADREIADGGQVFTALIGCVEKCWEDFNQTVKERVKSMEKQAEDLIKELEQEMEDLTNRSSEVKQISHTKDHLHFLQAFRSLKNPPATRDWTTVEVCPPSYVGTLRRSLDKLEGTLNMEMKKLHDSELKRVQQYEVDLTLDPDTAASSLILSEDGKQVHDGGVDKNLPDNPKRFTNYIYVLTRQSFSLGRFYFEVQVEGKTLWRLGVARESINRKCRIKTTPEAGYWTLLSDTDGLIFRDNPNVHLPLGAGLQKVGVFVDYDEGLVSFYDVEARVHIYSATGCTFSEPLYPILFPGHHNYGGNNSAPLIISPVNQTD from the coding sequence atggcctgtGCTAACACTTTCTGGTCcgaagagaacttttcatgttccatctgtctggatgtgttcaacagTCCAGTTACCAccgcatgtggacacaacttctgcagaacctgtattgcaaagttctgggatgaacaagtccattacaaatgtcctgtttgcaacgAAATTTTCCACACAAGACCTGACTTACGGGTCAATATCTTCTTATCAGAGCTGGCTGCCCAGTTTAGAACGTTTTTACGAGTTAAAGAGCAGCCTTTTGTTGAACaagcagaagttccctgtgacgtctgtagtgggacccagcagaaggctgtgaagtcctgcctagtgtgttttacctcttactgccaaacccacctggaaccacatcagagagtcgctcGCTTACAGAAACATCGgttggtcgagcctatggaccgtctggaagacaggatgtgtaagaaacacgacagacttctggagctcttctgccagactgaacaggtgtgtgtgtgtcagttctgcacagagacagaccacaagtcccattCTGTTGTACCTCttaaggaggaatatgaagtaaAGACGGCTCAACTGGGGATGATAGAGGTTGAAGTTCCGCatatgatccaggagagaaaactaaagattaaggagatcaaAGACACAGTAGATCTGAGCAAcaaagacgcagacagagagatagccgatGGTGGGCAGGTCTTCACTGCTCTGATAGGCTGTGTTGAAAAGTGCTGGGAAGATTTCAACCAAACGGttaaagagagagtgaaatccatggagaaacaagctgaagacctcatcaaagagctggagcaggaaatggaagatctgaccaatagaagctcagaggtcaAGCAGAtctcacacactaaagaccacctccacttcctccaggccttcagatccctgaagaaTCCTCCagccaccagggactggaccacagTGGAGGTCTGTCCTCCTTcttacgtagggaccttgaggagatccctggataaGCTGGAGgggacactgaacatggagatgaagaagctgcatgattctgaactgaagagggtccagcagtatgaagtagatttgactctggatcctgatacagctgcTTCCagtctcatcctgtctgaggatgggaaacaagtacatgatggaggtgtagaTAAGAATCTCCCAGataaccctaagagatttacaaattatatatatgttctcacgaggcagagcttctccttaggtcgattttactttgaggtccaggttgaAGGCAAGACTTTGTGGCGTTTAGGAGTGGCAAGAGAGTCCATCAACAGAAAATGTAGGATAAAAACGACCCCTGAGGCGGGTTACTGGACTCTTTTATCTGACACGGATGGGTTGATATTCAGAGATAACCCAAACGTCCATCTCCCTCTGGGAGCtgggctccagaaggtgggggtgtttgttgattatgatgagggtctggtgtccttctatgatgtggaagccagggttcatatctactctgctactggctgcacctttagTGAGCCTCTTTATCCAATCCTCTTCCCAGGTCACCATAATTATGGGGGtaacaactctgcccccctcatcatctcacctgtcaatcaaacagactag
- the LOC130388352 gene encoding zinc finger protein OZF-like has translation MENDPCLPGSKDKPNGILIITEPDSEGVCPYPVLRRLSVRLRDCSSRLGAQDSKYLRDRLERLKTRKGRGMSNIGRKMIYCSMCRKGFYKQAHMEAHRRVHCGLPPNQCWQCGKTYPTLQSLVLHQQTHGRKEQYRCSHCDKSFVLKRDWKAHHRTHSGTMPFKCWFCQDGFSHQEALDQHLDSHKDEECYRCKVCDKRFISYQGLNAHCQSHQRRQLLSCAQCDKAFSNPQSLKVHQVTHSSQKPHVCPVCGKDFKLPGGLQSHLLTHGEERAYRCSWCDKRFKRLQGLQLHHLVHLGIKRFECAECGKRFTQQSHLTAHRTTHTGERPFLCTACGKRFTQSSHMRSHTRLFHCDDKPFACDDCGKSFAIAHYLKMHRLSHTKEKLYSCSYCNKAFSYRNSWKAHERTHTGEKPFQCGECGERFVTSAGLQCHRRSRHTREKSHYCATCGRFFMTGSQLRLHELSHSKERPHACRCGKGFKTKGVLKKHVKTYPDHQDL, from the exons ATGGAGAACGATCCGTGTTTACCG GGATCCAAAGACAAACCCAACGGCATCCTGATTATAACAGAACCGGACTCTGAGGGAGTCTGTCCATACCCGGTCCTTCGGAGGCTCTCAGTCCGACTGAGAGACTGCAGCTCCAGGCTGGGCGCACAGGACAGCAAATATCTCC GAGACCGCCTGGAAAGGCTGAAGACGAGGAAGGGGCGCGGGATGTCAAACATTGGCCGGAAGATGATCTACTGCTCCATGTGCAGGAAGGGCTTCTACAAGCAGGCCCACATGGAGGCCCATCGCCGGGTCCACTGCGGCCTCCCGCCCAATCAGTGCTGGCAGTGCGGCAAGACCTACCCCACCCTACAAAGCCTGGTGCTGCACCAGCAGACCCACGGCCGCAAGGAGCAGTACCGGTGCTCCCACTGCGACAAGAGCTTTGTCCTCAAGCGAGACTGGAAGGCCCACCACCGCACCCACTCCGGCACCATGCCCTTCAAGTGCTGGTTCTGCCAGGACGGCTTCAGCCACCAGGAAGCGCTGGACCAGCACCTGGACTCGCACAAAGACGAGGAATGCTACCGCTGCAAGGTTTGTGACAAGCGGTTCATCTCCTACCAGGGCTTGAACGCCCACTGCCAGTCACACCAGAGGAGGCAGCTGCTGTCGTGCGCCCAGTGCGACAAAGCCTTCAGCAATCCACAGAGCCTGAAGGTCCACCAGGTGACTCACTCCAGCCAGAAGCCGCacgtgtgtccggtgtgtgggAAGGACTTCAAGCTGCCGGGGGGCCTGCAGTCCCACCTGCTGACCCACGGGGAGGAACGGGCCTATCGTTGCTCCTGGTGCGACAAGCGGTTCAAGCGGCTGCAGGGCCTCCAGCTGCACCACCTCGTGCACCTGGGCATCAAGCGCTTTGAGTGCGCCGAGTGCGGCAAGCGCTTCACGCAGCAGTCGCACCTGACGGCCCACCGGACCACGCACACGGGGGAGCGGCCGTTCCTCTGCACGGCGTGCGGCAAGCGCTTCACGCAGTCCTCCCACATGCGCTCGCACACCAGGCTCTTCCACTGCGACGACAAGCCCTTTGCGTGCGACGACTGCGGCAAGAGCTTCGCCATCGCCCACTACCTGAAGATGCACCGTCTGAGTCACACCAAGGAGAAGCTGTACAGCTGCTCCTACTGCAACAAGGCCTTCTCCTACCGCAACTCGTGGAAGGCGCACGAGAGGACCCACACGGGGGAGAAGCCCTTCCAGTGCGGCGAGTGCGGGGAGAGGTTCGTGACGTCGGCTGGCCTGCAGTGCCACCGGCGGTCGCGGCACACGCGAGAGAAGAGCCACTACTGCGCCACCTGCGGCCGGTTCTTCATGACCGGCTCGCAGCTCCGCCTGCATGAGCTCAGCCACAGCAAGGAGCGGCCGCACGCCTGCCGCTGCGGCAAGGGCTTCAAGACCAAAGGGGTGCTGAAGAAACACGTCAAGACCTACCCCGACCACCAGGACCTCTGA
- the LOC130387561 gene encoding tetratricopeptide repeat protein 19, mitochondrial-like, with protein sequence MATPSALRALLLTKSKHAKLVICQTTRSMYLGKLFRTARLQSLNQEPLRWSSTSGSWSARSRQMEEMGREKHQHHGEGPPGSGAVLGALAFSFFQSTEEDTRSEAQKSEDEIIMLLKKAKLSMYRGQLPAASGLLHQAVALAHKSSNTQAIIYTYSLMANLAYVQGQLDKSEKLFKATMSYMLSGGTPENDNGIIEISLKLATIYAGQNKTELAEHGYRFCTESLEAKLEQHKDSSPDDQSSTDQSETDQSEGLRKETRLLLGLCLDSRARYCAATRRLKQATQDYRRALQICSEEQGETHPQTLVLMSDLATILDLQGLHAEALPVVRRAVALGRQAGHPDQHVLLGNLAGILLHQGDMQAALDLYKEALSLARAAGDEEAVEQIQEGLMEVKKRREEQLKETEEEEEVDLK encoded by the exons ATGGCGACCCCCTCTGCGCTCCGTGCTCTCCTCCTGACTAAGAGCAAGCACGCCAAACTTGTAATTTGTCAAACCACACGCAGTATGTACCTGGGGAAACTCTTCCGGACAGCTCGGCTTCAGAGCTTGAATCAGGAACCACTGCGATGGAGCTCAACATCCGGCTCCTGGTCGGCAAGGTCACGACAGATGGAAGAAATGGGTCGTGAGAAGCACCAGCACCATGGCGAGGGACCCCCGGGGAGCGGCGCGGTACTCGGGGCACTCG CGTTTTCCTTCTTCCAGTCCACAGAGGAGGACACGAGAAGCGAGGCGCAGAAGAGCGAGGATGAGATCATTATGCTGTTGAAGAAGGCCAAG ctcagCATGTACAGGGGTCAGCTCCCGGCGGCGTCTGGTCTGCTCCACCAGGCAGTCGCTCTGGCCCACAAGTCCTCCAACACACAGGCCATCATCTACACCTACAGCCTG ATGGCCAACCTAGCCTACGTCCAGGGTCAACTGGACAAG TCAGAGAAACTTTTCAAAGCAACCATGAGCTACATGCTCTCTGGGGGAACGCCAGAG aACGACAACGGCATCATAGAGATCTCCCTGAAGCTGGCCACCATATACGCCGGTCAGAACAA GACAGAGTTAGCAGAACACGGCTACCGGTTCTGTACAGAGTCTCTGGAGGCTAAACTGGAGCAGCACAAGGACAGCTCACCCGACGACCAATCAAGTACCGACCAGTCAGAGACCGACCAATCAG agGGTCTGAGGAAGGAGACGCGTCTCCTCCTGGGTCTGTGTTTGGACTCGCGGGCCCGGTACTGCGCGGCCACTCGCCGGCTGAAGCAGGCCACCCAGGACTACCGCCGGGCCCTGCAGATCTGTAGCGAGGAACAGGGCGAGACCCACCCTCAG ACCCTGGTGCTGATGAGCGACCTGGCCACCATCTTGGACCTGCAGGGGCTCCACGCCGAGGCCCTGCCCGTGGTGAGGCGGGCCGTGGCGCTGGGCCGCCAGGCCGGCCACCCGGACCAGCACGTGCTTCTGGGGAACCTGGCGGGGATCCTGCTGCACCAGG GGGACATGCAGGCAGCGTTGGACCTGTACAAGGAGGCTCTGTCCCTGGCCCGGGCGGCCGGTGacgaggaggcggtggagcagATCCAAGAGGGGCTGAtggaggtgaagaagaggagggaggagcagctgaaggagacggaggaggaagaggaagtggatcTGAAGTGA